A region of Lycium barbarum isolate Lr01 chromosome 1, ASM1917538v2, whole genome shotgun sequence DNA encodes the following proteins:
- the LOC132617429 gene encoding uncharacterized protein LOC132617429, whose translation MSPPFTNKYPFLMLMVILCIFLFPLEAQSSGLYYCFLLSGCAHGKAAMQQHMIQNRKVLYSLKEKETVPITVNRKTISRDDVELREAPMSPDPLHHNGGKPRNKPEIMP comes from the exons ATGTCTCCTCCTTTCACTAACAAGTATCCCTTTTTGATGTTAATGGTGATCCTCTGCATCTTTCTCTTCCCATTGGAAGCACAATCCTCTGGTCTCT ATTACTGTTTCTTGCTTAGTGGATGCGCACATGGAAAAGCCGCCATGCAACAACACATGATTCAGAACAGAAAG GTGCTTTACAGCTTGAAGGAGAAAGAGACAGTTCCCATTACCGTAAATAGAAAAACAATAAGCCGAGATGATGTGGAATTAAGAGAAGCACCTATGAGTCCAGACCCTTTGCACCATAATGGGGGTAAACCTAGGAATAAACCTGAGATTATGCCATAG